A genomic region of Candidatus Pseudomonas phytovorans contains the following coding sequences:
- a CDS encoding MFS transporter, whose product MKTKTANPIDKTSVYICAGLVSAGGALLLNVLPVLFGALAEQFGYGEQQLGTLAMAMNLGFGVFGLASVLWVQRLSWRVISLLSSLLVAVALVGMLANPAYDTLMLLMALAGAGTGALYALAMTIFGDSGQPERAFGFKLGMETVPGALLLIVLPVAVAPHWGFQGMLVTLVISLLVMGIAPLPWVPRRSARGHAHAGQAQVVCRESRSIAWLSLLASLVFLTGIMSVWAFLELMGKKSGLSSDTIGTVLAVGFIINAGGGFIASSIGIKAGRFLPVAVIIAAEVAGLVLLAQFTSLTTYVAGVMCFLFSISFVLAYTFGVMAEYDLSGRLVALGALCLSVGAAVGPAVGGLLIETYGYTAVLLFSGSCSVSVLVLYGAAVLLSQQVSKQGAVDAAVTLPKL is encoded by the coding sequence ATGAAAACAAAAACAGCCAATCCGATTGACAAGACATCCGTGTATATCTGCGCAGGCCTGGTTTCAGCTGGCGGAGCGCTGCTGCTCAATGTACTGCCGGTACTTTTCGGCGCCCTGGCTGAGCAGTTCGGCTATGGTGAGCAGCAACTGGGCACCCTGGCCATGGCCATGAACCTCGGTTTCGGGGTGTTCGGCCTGGCCTCGGTGCTGTGGGTTCAGCGCCTGAGCTGGCGGGTGATTTCTTTGCTGTCTTCACTGCTGGTGGCCGTGGCGCTGGTGGGCATGCTGGCCAACCCCGCATACGACACGCTAATGCTGTTGATGGCCTTGGCCGGCGCCGGCACCGGGGCGCTGTATGCCCTGGCAATGACCATCTTCGGTGACAGTGGGCAACCCGAGCGGGCATTCGGTTTCAAGCTGGGCATGGAAACCGTGCCCGGGGCCTTGCTGTTGATCGTGCTGCCGGTGGCGGTGGCGCCACATTGGGGCTTCCAGGGCATGCTGGTCACCTTGGTAATCAGCCTGTTGGTAATGGGTATTGCACCGTTGCCGTGGGTGCCGCGGCGCAGTGCGCGGGGGCATGCACACGCTGGCCAAGCGCAGGTCGTGTGCCGTGAGAGCCGCAGCATCGCCTGGCTGAGTTTGCTCGCCAGCCTGGTGTTTCTCACCGGCATCATGTCGGTGTGGGCCTTTCTCGAATTGATGGGCAAGAAGAGCGGTTTGTCTTCCGACACCATCGGCACGGTGCTGGCGGTGGGCTTCATCATCAACGCCGGTGGCGGTTTCATCGCTTCGTCCATCGGCATCAAAGCCGGCCGCTTCCTGCCGGTGGCAGTGATCATCGCGGCTGAGGTGGCAGGCTTGGTCCTGCTGGCACAGTTCACCTCGCTCACCACCTATGTAGCGGGGGTGATGTGTTTCCTGTTCTCGATAAGCTTCGTGCTGGCCTATACCTTCGGCGTAATGGCTGAGTACGACCTGTCGGGGAGGCTGGTGGCGCTGGGGGCATTGTGCCTCTCTGTGGGCGCGGCAGTAGGCCCGGCCGTTGGCGGCTTGCTTATCGAAACCTACGGATACACGGCAGTGCTGCTGTTCTCCGGTAGCTGCTCGGTCTCTGTGCTGGTGCTGTATGGCGCTGCCGTGCTGCTGTCGCAGCAGGTAAGCAAGCAGGGCGCCGTCGACGCAGCGGTGACATTGCCGAAGCTTTGA